Sequence from the Magnetococcales bacterium genome:
GCTTCGGCCCCAGGGTCAGCGCCAGAAGGGATCCCCCCACCACAACCATCCCCAGCTTGATGTAACCGCCGTTGCCGTTCATGGATGTTCCTCCCCAACGCGATGCCCACGAATCATGTGTTTGAAATCATTGAGCGGCGTCTTGCCGGTCGTGGCCAGATAGACGTGGCCGATCAGAAAGGCCGCCAGAAAGACCCCCGCCAGATAGTGCAGCAGCGCCACCGGCAACAGTCCGTCCACCGCGCCGAAACGATCCGGCAGCAGCCCCGGAAAGAGATAGAGCAGCCCCGTGCCCACTACCACCGGCACGGCGGCGTACATCACCAAGAGATAGGCCACCTGTTGCATGGGGTTGAACTTGCGACGCGCATGGCAGGGAAAAGGCTGCGACTCGCCGCGAAAGATGCCCACGCCGTAAAAGAGGCTCTGCCGGGTCAGATCCGCCAGCAGGGTGGCCAGGGTGGGCAGGTAGTAGCCCACGTTGCCCGAGCGGATGTTGACCACCAGGTAGAAGAGATAGGCGGCGGTCATGGCCAGCCCCGCCGCGTTGTGCAGGGTGCGGGCCACGTCGAAGGGCATCAGGCTGCCCGCGAAGTGCAGACTGGCCCCGCTGACCACCAGCAGCAGGCAGGCCAGGGCGTTGAGCCAGTGCCAGAGGCGCAACCACAGGGGATAGAGTTCCACCGCGCCGTTCATGCCTTTCCCTCCCGACGTCGCCACACCAGCCAGCGGGCCAGACCGTGCAGCGAGGTGCCCGCCAGGGCCCCCCCCACCGCCAGAATGGCCAGCCAGTCGAGCAGCGGATGGCTCGTCATGCCCACCACATAGGCTTCGTTGAGCAGAAAACGCTCCACCGCGCCCTTGTCGGCGTTTTGCGCCAGACGGTGTTTGTACAACCGCGCCTTCAGCAGGCTGTCGCGCCCGTGACAGCTTTCGCACTGCCGCAGGGCATCCTTGGCCGAAAGCACGGTGTGCTGATTCTCCTGATAGGCGCGGGTGTGACACTCCACGCAACGGGCGCTGTCCAGGTGACGGGCGCTCTGCGGCAGCCAGGCGTGGGCCTCCTCCATGGCGGGCTCCTTGCGGTCGTGGCAGCGCTGACAGCTCTCGTTGCCGCGGGTCACCTGCAGGGCGGCGCTCGCCTGCCGGCTGCCGGGCAGAAAGGTGTGGGCGTCGTGACAGGAGAAACAGTCGAATTTGCCCGGCAAATGCTGAAAATGCACGCTGCGGGTGAAGTGGCGTTCGATCTCCTCGAAACGCTGCCGGGGAAAGCTCTTCGACTCCTGGTGACAGCCCAGGCAGGTGAGCTTTTCCTGTACCCCTTCCGGGTAGTGGGGGTAGGCGGAGAAGGCCTTGCCGTGGCACTGGTCGCAGGCCAGCTTGCCGTGGCTCGACGCCGCCAGAAGGGTGGCGTCGACGTGGAAGTCGCGATAGCCGCCGGGTTCACCGCTCTGATAACCGAGGGTGGGCATACCGTGACAGCGCAGGCAATCGCCGGCGGCCTGACCCCCGGACGGGGGCAACAGAAGGAGTGTGGCTGCCAGATACGGCAGCAGGGCGTTCACATGCCTGTTCATGGGAACAACTCCGCGTGGTGAAGCGATGCCGGGGCTGACCGGGGACTTTCGTCCCCGGCTCCTCGCTTCCTGACC
This genomic interval carries:
- a CDS encoding cytochrome b/b6 domain-containing protein; this translates as MNGAVELYPLWLRLWHWLNALACLLLVVSGASLHFAGSLMPFDVARTLHNAAGLAMTAAYLFYLVVNIRSGNVGYYLPTLATLLADLTRQSLFYGVGIFRGESQPFPCHARRKFNPMQQVAYLLVMYAAVPVVVGTGLLYLFPGLLPDRFGAVDGLLPVALLHYLAGVFLAAFLIGHVYLATTGKTPLNDFKHMIRGHRVGEEHP
- a CDS encoding cytochrome c3 family protein; this encodes MNRHVNALLPYLAATLLLLPPSGGQAAGDCLRCHGMPTLGYQSGEPGGYRDFHVDATLLAASSHGKLACDQCHGKAFSAYPHYPEGVQEKLTCLGCHQESKSFPRQRFEEIERHFTRSVHFQHLPGKFDCFSCHDAHTFLPGSRQASAALQVTRGNESCQRCHDRKEPAMEEAHAWLPQSARHLDSARCVECHTRAYQENQHTVLSAKDALRQCESCHGRDSLLKARLYKHRLAQNADKGAVERFLLNEAYVVGMTSHPLLDWLAILAVGGALAGTSLHGLARWLVWRRREGKA